A part of Odontesthes bonariensis isolate fOdoBon6 chromosome 23, fOdoBon6.hap1, whole genome shotgun sequence genomic DNA contains:
- the LOC142374572 gene encoding uncharacterized protein LOC142374572 yields the protein MQAVRALVADRLAAAAGEISSAAERMLHTSEMSAEERRAVVSQRLRVVAEEIFRIFEMTTGGLEASRSHQENERQYELVNVTWKTEARWHRTDKMPSSGSEQQKCSNRPRVQDASTQTDSEFISGKPSHFQTRPVGKDTRSETETQEEHCEPNDDQGIKSSPMQPDAESSDGERDDRNPTKEGARLQEKRTKSEGSHAQRRSLHKHCKDWFDLKYICKVCGKSFCYRASFLKHVQEHKSDTDVCALCGKHFESEESLRLHWSRAAGRSCCRVCGKFFRSNRSFLKHVLEHEQSTDVCGVCGKQLDSNDGLKLHLQTHNEENDGRDQTDARESEAEGSESKGGESDEDWRKSEGSEGSDGDDGGSEEEEGTQGSSLPKESKAKAKESRNKDLSHQKYCCKVCGKSFCYRASFFKHVQEDERQAGFCGVCGEHFGTEESLRLHLQTYIRSHDCEVCGKQFDGHRQLEMHTRTHTGEKPFVCSVCGKAFAQNGNLTGHMKVHTGEKPYVCSVCGQSFSFKEYMRAHMRIHTGERPFLCSVCGKGFRQRGTLKTHMMIHTGESTHRCLICDKKFYKSGALKIHMRSHTGEKPYLCNVCGKSFSAGGSLTKHMGVIHTADHSVTPRGGAAFEKKL from the exons ATGCAGGCGGTTCGGGCGCTTGTCGCCGACAGACTGGCGGCAGCTGCCGGGGAGATTTCCTCCGCTGCGGAGAGGATGCTGCACACATCTG AAATGTCAGCTGAAGAACGGAGGGCTGTAGTAAGCCAGCGACTGCGGGTGGTGGCTGAGGAGATATTTAGGATCTTTGAGATGACGACGGGTGGACTCGAAGCGAGTCGTTCCCACCAGGAGAACGAACGTCAGTACGAGTTGGTGAACGTCACGTGGAAAACCGAGGCCCGCTGGCATAGAACAG acAAAATGCCCTCCTCTGGGTCTGAGCAGCAGAAATGCTCCAATCGCCCGCGGGTTCAAGACGCATCGACACAGACGGACTCGGAGTTTATCAGCGGTAAGCCCTCACATTTTCAAACGCGACCGGTAGGAAAGGACACGAGATCGGAGACGGAGACGCAAGAAGAACACTGCGAGCCAAATGACGATCAGGGGATTAAATCAAGTCCGATGCAGCCAGATGCAGAGAGCTCCGACGGGGAAAGGGACGACAGAAATCCGACCAAAGAAGGAGCTCGTTTACAGGAGAAAAGGACAAAATCTGAAGGATCACACGCACAGAGGAGATCCCTGCACAAACACTGCAAAGATTGGTTCGATTTGAAATACATCTGCAAAGTGTGCGGCAAGTCCTTCTGCTACCGAGCGTCATTTTTGAAGCACGTGCAGGAACACAAGTCGGATACAGATGTGTGCGCTTTGTGTGGGAAGCATTTTGAAAGCGAGGAGAGTTTGAGACTTCATTGGAGTCGAGCTGCGGGCCGGAGCTGTTGCAGAGTCTGTGGAAAGTTTTTCCGTTCCAATCGTTCTTTTCTCAAACACGTACTCGAGCACGAGCAGAGCACAGATGTGTGTGGAGTCTGTGGAAAACAGCTGGACTCCAACGACGGGTTGAAGCTGCATTTGCAAACTCACAACGAGGAGAACGACGGCAGAGATCAGACGGATGCCAGAGAGTCGGAGGCAGAGGGCTCCGAGAGCAAAGGGGGAGAAAGCGACGAGGACTGGAGGAAAAGCGAAGGAAGCGAAGGAAGCGACGGTGACGACGGAGGCAGCGAGGAAGAGGAAGGAACACAGGGATCTTCTTTACCAAAAGAATCGAAAGCAAAAGCCAAAGAATCCAGGAATAAGGATTTATCCCACCAAAAATACTGCTGCAAAGTGTGCGGCAAGTCTTTCTGCTACAGAGCCTCTTTTTTCAAGCATGTGCAAGAAGACGAGAGGCAAGCCGGCTTCTGCGGCGTGTGTGGCGAACATTTTGGGACTGAGGAAAGCTTGAGGCTTCACCTGCAAACCTACATCCGGTCGCATGACTGCGAGGTTTGCGGGAAACAGTTCGACGGACACAGACAGCTGGAGATGCACACGAGGACCCACACGGGGGAGAAGCCGTTCGTCTGCAGCGTCTGCGGCAAAGCTTTCGCTCAGAACGGAAACCTGACGGGACACATGAAGGTCCACACGGGGGAGAAGCCGTACGTCTGCAGCGTGTGCGGTCAGAGCTTCAGCTTCAAGGAATACATGAGGGCCCACATGAGGATCCACACGGGGGAGAGACCGTTCCTCTGCAGCGTCTGCGGGAAAGGCTTCAGGCAGAGGGGCACTCTGAAAACACACATGATGATCCACACGGGCGAGTCCACCCACCGATGCCTCATCTGCGACAAGAAGTTCTACAAGAGCGGAGCGCTGAAGATCCACATGAGGTCCCACACGGGAGAGAAGCCGTACCTGTGCAACGTCTGCGGGAAGAGCTTCAGCGCCGGAGGCTCGCTGACCAAACACATGGGCGTGATCCACACCGCTGACCACTCCGTAACGCCCAGAGGAGGCGCTGCCTTTGAAAAGAAGTTGTAA